In Sedimenticola thiotaurini, the following proteins share a genomic window:
- a CDS encoding PAS domain S-box protein, whose product MNTDQPAVSRQTVALAKTELTSLKRMTLLGGVAAFLAVLVVATYLYNALEREAIGHWQEHNQPLAAALAGRIDQEMNKASRALRLVADLPMFQESLDPDRIDHGIGGVPESAEPERRRILRRFLNEYSDFSVLFLLAPDGEHYLAEPYYVQRSITKHNMRDRPYFQETLRTADTVISNSYLGADGQLAVAINTPVRNRDGQMIAHLGGVFHLERLSRLIQQFATSSFDEMFLLDERGNLLAHSDPGWLLPDRWETFQQRPVVRQLKASLHPGQPDDSGYRRFTNPDSTISYLGYSIPVVSGWQMVVLRNEETLLGKIQNRSRAIIATTVFILITIAVIGLAIVNGVGRRWQEAEIALRTAKYQLEEEVDARTQELVSSHEHIELLLASTGAGIFGIDLEGQFTFCNRACVETLGYSDDENLLGKGLTDVISQRAADDSAYAEDQSPILTAMREDTRVYREHEIFCAANGKCIPVEYRAYPMRHQGKVIGAVVAFNDITVRINAQRAREESDARFYSLFAQSSDAIFLFNTVSGYFIDANQAAEKLTGRSVEELTSLTIPDICPTADCGGLDHALQTNTTHDLGNVVFSHLDGTERYARLSVVPLADGMVFGIAHDITEKLAAEQALRKSEGQLRALSEAAFEAIFISENGICLGQNRAAEKMFGYPLEEAIGKPAIEWVGPEYRELVRQRMASGTTEPYEIVALRKDGSTFPAEVRGRDMLYQDRMVRFTALQDITERRNVELSLKHTNTLLHAVIDQAPFAIMLAEGTNQDWNVTLVNQEIQRITGVSDEQQQKIRYVQGELINTESRTWQMEEPDGRVLDVRETPLVRAMVEEHATRSKEVIFRRADGSETYVLANASPIYGDDGRQIAAIFTSADITEHKQTEETIRTLSQAMEQSPVSIVITDLDGRIEYVNRGFERTSGYTAVEAQGQHTSILSSGKTKPEVYTDLWNTIQSGQSWQGEFQNRRKDGSLFWEYAHISPIFDGQGRIRHYLGVKEDVTLRKVQEEKILHQAHYDSLTGLPNRFLALDRLSQIVRTAQRENHLSAVLFLDLDDFKKVNDTLGHEVGDQVIEEAAHRVRESIRENDTVGRLGGDEFIVLLAHLHERVDAQRVAEKILSAFRTVFKLGDREILLTASIGIAIYPDDGDTSKILLRNADTAMYHSKSLGRNAFNFYTDSMNQDVSRRVELEEQLYTALQNDEFYLLFQPIVNIHSQVIVGVEALLRWKNAKLGEVPPVEFIEVAERTGRIVEIGDYVLRKAIQQAAYWRDEKGQTFRVAVNVSPVQLKDRAFLVRLENILTEYGLPGDFLEIEVTENVLLSDRIDSVEILNGLRNMGVALSMDDFGTGYSSLSYLRHYHFDTLKIDRSFVRDITTDLDDRELVVATISMARSLGLKVIAEGVETVQQLAILQAEECDFAQGYYFSKPISASSLERLFINKQ is encoded by the coding sequence GTGAATACAGATCAGCCCGCTGTTTCCAGACAGACCGTGGCCCTCGCCAAAACCGAACTGACCAGTTTGAAGCGGATGACTCTGCTCGGTGGTGTAGCGGCCTTTCTTGCTGTACTGGTTGTGGCCACCTATCTGTACAACGCCCTGGAACGGGAGGCGATCGGGCACTGGCAGGAGCACAATCAGCCGCTGGCTGCGGCATTGGCGGGCCGGATTGACCAGGAGATGAATAAGGCCAGTCGGGCGCTCCGCCTGGTGGCGGATCTGCCGATGTTCCAGGAATCCCTTGATCCCGACCGGATTGATCATGGGATAGGTGGTGTTCCCGAAAGCGCAGAACCGGAACGACGTCGAATACTGCGGCGGTTTCTCAACGAATACAGCGATTTTTCCGTACTCTTTCTGCTTGCCCCGGATGGTGAACACTATCTTGCCGAGCCCTATTATGTGCAGCGTTCCATCACCAAGCACAATATGCGCGATCGGCCCTATTTCCAGGAGACACTGCGCACCGCCGACACGGTGATTTCCAACAGCTACCTGGGTGCCGACGGCCAACTTGCCGTTGCCATCAATACGCCGGTGCGCAACCGTGACGGGCAGATGATCGCCCATCTCGGCGGGGTGTTTCACCTGGAACGCCTGTCGCGGCTGATCCAGCAGTTTGCCACCTCCTCCTTCGACGAGATGTTTCTGCTCGATGAACGGGGGAACCTGCTGGCCCACAGCGATCCGGGTTGGCTTTTACCAGATCGCTGGGAGACGTTTCAACAACGTCCTGTGGTACGGCAACTGAAGGCTTCCCTCCACCCGGGACAACCCGATGACTCCGGTTATCGACGCTTCACCAACCCGGACAGTACCATCAGCTACCTCGGTTACAGCATACCTGTAGTCTCCGGCTGGCAGATGGTGGTGCTGCGTAACGAGGAGACCCTGCTAGGTAAGATCCAGAACCGTTCCCGGGCCATAATCGCCACAACGGTGTTTATCCTGATCACCATTGCGGTGATCGGGCTCGCCATTGTCAACGGCGTGGGCAGGCGTTGGCAGGAGGCGGAGATTGCCCTGCGGACGGCCAAGTATCAATTGGAAGAGGAGGTGGATGCCCGCACCCAGGAGCTGGTCAGCTCGCATGAACATATTGAACTGTTGCTGGCCTCAACCGGTGCCGGCATTTTTGGCATTGACCTGGAGGGACAGTTTACTTTCTGTAACCGTGCCTGTGTCGAAACACTGGGCTACTCCGACGACGAGAATCTGCTGGGGAAGGGGCTGACCGATGTTATCAGTCAGCGCGCCGCTGATGATAGCGCCTATGCAGAAGACCAGTCGCCCATTTTGACCGCGATGCGTGAAGATACCCGGGTCTATCGGGAGCACGAGATTTTCTGCGCAGCCAACGGTAAGTGCATACCTGTGGAGTACCGGGCTTATCCGATGCGTCACCAGGGTAAGGTGATTGGTGCAGTGGTGGCTTTCAATGACATCACAGTACGCATCAATGCCCAGCGTGCACGGGAAGAGAGCGATGCCCGCTTCTATTCACTGTTTGCCCAGTCCAGTGATGCAATTTTCCTGTTCAATACCGTATCCGGTTATTTTATTGATGCCAACCAGGCGGCGGAAAAGCTGACCGGTCGTTCGGTAGAGGAGTTGACCTCCCTGACCATCCCCGATATCTGTCCAACGGCTGACTGTGGAGGACTGGATCACGCCTTGCAGACAAACACCACCCACGACCTGGGGAATGTAGTGTTCAGCCATCTGGATGGAACTGAACGGTATGCCCGGCTGAGCGTGGTTCCCCTGGCGGATGGCATGGTGTTCGGAATCGCCCATGACATTACAGAAAAGCTCGCTGCTGAGCAGGCCCTGAGAAAGAGTGAAGGACAGCTGCGGGCACTTTCCGAGGCGGCGTTTGAGGCCATATTCATATCCGAGAACGGTATCTGCCTGGGACAGAACCGGGCCGCAGAGAAGATGTTTGGTTACCCCCTGGAAGAGGCGATCGGTAAGCCCGCCATAGAGTGGGTGGGGCCGGAATACCGGGAGCTGGTCCGGCAGAGAATGGCGTCCGGTACGACCGAACCTTACGAGATAGTGGCGTTACGCAAGGATGGCTCCACCTTCCCGGCGGAGGTTCGCGGACGCGATATGCTTTACCAGGATCGGATGGTCCGGTTTACCGCCCTGCAGGACATCACCGAGCGCCGTAACGTGGAGCTGAGTCTTAAACATACCAATACGCTCCTGCATGCTGTGATTGACCAGGCCCCTTTTGCCATCATGTTGGCGGAGGGAACGAACCAGGACTGGAACGTGACCCTGGTCAATCAGGAGATCCAGCGTATCACCGGCGTGTCGGATGAACAGCAGCAGAAAATTCGCTATGTCCAAGGTGAACTGATCAATACGGAGTCCCGAACCTGGCAGATGGAGGAGCCCGATGGTCGTGTGCTGGATGTGCGGGAGACACCGCTGGTGCGGGCCATGGTGGAAGAGCATGCTACCCGCAGTAAAGAGGTCATTTTCCGCCGGGCGGATGGTTCGGAGACCTACGTACTGGCTAACGCCTCACCAATCTATGGGGATGACGGACGCCAGATTGCCGCCATCTTCACCTCGGCGGATATTACGGAGCATAAACAGACAGAAGAGACCATTCGCACCCTCTCCCAGGCCATGGAGCAGAGCCCGGTTTCCATCGTGATCACCGATCTGGACGGCCGGATCGAATATGTCAACCGGGGGTTTGAACGCACATCCGGTTATACGGCGGTAGAGGCTCAGGGACAGCACACCAGCATCCTGTCATCGGGCAAAACCAAACCGGAGGTCTACACAGATCTGTGGAACACGATTCAGAGCGGACAGTCCTGGCAGGGCGAGTTCCAGAACCGGCGCAAGGACGGTTCCCTGTTCTGGGAGTATGCCCATATCTCGCCCATTTTTGATGGTCAGGGGCGCATCCGGCACTACCTGGGTGTGAAAGAGGATGTCACGCTGCGTAAGGTTCAGGAGGAGAAGATTCTGCACCAGGCCCATTATGACAGCCTGACCGGGCTGCCAAACCGGTTCCTGGCCCTGGACCGCTTATCCCAGATTGTCCGTACGGCGCAACGGGAAAATCACCTCTCCGCGGTACTGTTCCTGGATCTGGATGACTTCAAGAAAGTGAATGACACCCTTGGTCATGAAGTGGGTGACCAGGTTATCGAAGAGGCGGCGCACCGGGTAAGGGAGTCGATCCGGGAAAATGATACTGTCGGTCGATTGGGTGGTGATGAGTTTATTGTGTTGCTCGCCCATCTGCATGAGCGGGTTGATGCCCAGCGGGTGGCAGAGAAGATCCTCTCGGCATTTCGTACGGTCTTCAAACTGGGGGATCGGGAGATCCTGCTGACCGCCAGTATCGGTATCGCCATCTATCCGGACGATGGTGATACATCCAAGATCCTGCTGCGCAATGCCGATACTGCCATGTATCACTCCAAGTCACTGGGACGCAATGCATTCAATTTCTACACCGACTCCATGAACCAGGATGTATCGCGGCGGGTAGAGCTGGAGGAGCAGCTGTATACCGCCTTGCAGAATGATGAGTTCTATCTGCTGTTCCAACCTATTGTGAACATCCACTCCCAGGTGATTGTCGGTGTCGAGGCACTGCTGCGCTGGAAGAATGCTAAGCTGGGCGAAGTGCCTCCGGTCGAGTTTATCGAGGTTGCCGAACGTACTGGACGTATCGTGGAGATCGGTGATTACGTGTTGCGGAAAGCGATACAGCAGGCAGCTTACTGGCGCGATGAAAAGGGGCAGACATTCCGGGTTGCGGTCAACGTATCACCGGTGCAGCTGAAGGACAGGGCGTTCCTGGTCCGACTGGAAAACATCCTTACAGAGTATGGATTGCCGGGTGATTTTCTGGAAATCGAGGTGACCGAGAATGTCCTGTTAAGTGATCGGATCGACTCGGTGGAGATTCTTAACGGCCTGCGTAATATGGGGGTCGCCCTCTCCATGGATGACTTTGGTACCGGTTACTCTTCGCTCAGCTATCTGCGCCATTACCACTTCGACACCCTCAAAATCGATCGCAGTTTTGTCCGTGATATCACCACTGATCTGGATGACAGGGAGCTGGTGGTGGCGACCATCTCCATGGCCCGGAGTCTTGGGCTGAAGGTCATCGCGGAAGGGGTGGAGACTGTTCAGCAACTGGCTATTTTGCAGGCTGAGGAGTGTGATTTTGCACAGGGCTACTACTTCAGCAAGCCCATCAGTGCCAGCTCTCTGGAGCGGCTTTTTATTAATAAACAGTAG
- a CDS encoding glutaredoxin family protein, with amino-acid sequence MAIVRWILGRLILLIDWLTTPGGVKRPPEQQAALNQQTAHLSLYQFQACPFCVKVRRFLKRNSLQIETRDAKRDPQYRNELLSGGGEIKVPCLRIDNDQGDTQWLYESDEIISYLEQRYLKPNA; translated from the coding sequence ATGGCAATTGTGCGCTGGATTCTTGGACGACTGATACTGCTGATCGATTGGCTTACAACGCCAGGTGGAGTCAAGCGTCCACCGGAACAACAGGCCGCCCTGAATCAGCAGACCGCCCATCTGTCCCTGTATCAGTTCCAGGCCTGTCCATTCTGCGTCAAGGTACGCCGTTTCCTGAAGCGAAACAGTCTGCAAATAGAGACCCGGGACGCCAAGAGAGATCCACAATACCGCAATGAACTGCTGTCCGGCGGTGGGGAGATCAAAGTCCCCTGCCTGAGAATTGACAATGACCAGGGTGACACTCAGTGGTTGTATGAATCGGACGAGATCATAAGCTATCTGGAACAGCGCTACCTGAAACCAAACGCCTGA
- a CDS encoding trimeric intracellular cation channel family protein, with protein MSGLDLGSIIDWTGLFGIAVFAVSGSLEAARKEMDILGFLLIGCVTGLGGGTLRDLLLGATPVYWIERPEMVMICLVASVATYFLAPLLTSRYRALVWMDAIGLSTFCITGTAIAMAHGASPLIAVCMGVMSATFGGIIRDVLCAESLILSSRELYVTTAVAGATAYLLLQLVNVGEMIATLGAFSIAFGLRTAAILFGLKLPQYRRPAG; from the coding sequence ATGAGCGGGCTGGATCTGGGCAGTATTATCGACTGGACCGGCCTGTTCGGTATCGCGGTGTTCGCCGTCTCCGGTTCGCTGGAGGCGGCCAGGAAGGAGATGGATATACTGGGCTTCCTGCTGATCGGTTGTGTCACCGGGCTTGGCGGCGGCACACTGCGGGATCTGCTGCTGGGCGCCACCCCGGTTTACTGGATAGAGCGGCCGGAGATGGTGATGATCTGTCTGGTCGCGTCGGTGGCCACCTATTTCCTGGCCCCCCTGCTGACCTCCCGTTACCGGGCGCTGGTCTGGATGGACGCCATCGGACTCTCCACGTTCTGCATCACCGGCACCGCCATTGCGATGGCCCATGGCGCATCACCCCTGATCGCGGTCTGCATGGGGGTTATGAGCGCCACTTTTGGTGGGATCATTCGTGACGTGCTCTGTGCCGAGAGCCTGATCCTCTCTTCCCGGGAGCTCTATGTGACCACCGCGGTTGCCGGTGCCACCGCCTATCTGTTGCTGCAACTGGTGAATGTGGGGGAGATGATCGCCACTCTGGGGGCGTTTTCGATCGCTTTCGGTCTGCGGACCGCGGCCATTTTATTCGGCCTGAAGTTGCCCCAATACCGGCGGCCCGCCGGCTGA
- a CDS encoding acetyl-CoA C-acyltransferase family protein — translation MGTMKEIVLLSAVRTAVGSYGGGLKSVPVVDLATTVVRAAVERAGVLPADVGHTVMGHVIHTEPRDMYISRYASVTGGLPVDTPAFTVNRLCGSGLQAIVSATQQIETGQCDVAVAGGAENMSRAGYLMPSLRWGARMSDAQMVDMMVGALNDPFEGIHMGVTAENIAEKWGISREEQDALAVESHRRAAQAWEKGYFNDQIVPVELKSRKGTTLFERDEHFRADATIEGMGKLRPVFKKDGTVTAGNASGLNDAASAVVVASAEYAQAKGLKPLARLVGYAHAGCEPAYMGIGPVPAVKRLLAQTGLSVADFDVLEVNEAFAAQAIAVCRDLGLSADRTNPNGSGISLGHPIGATGSIVTTKALHELHRIGGRYALVTMCIGGGQGIAAAFERI, via the coding sequence ATGGGCACGATGAAGGAGATTGTTCTTTTGAGCGCGGTTCGCACGGCAGTGGGCAGTTATGGTGGCGGACTGAAGAGTGTTCCGGTGGTGGATTTGGCGACCACTGTGGTACGCGCCGCCGTGGAGCGTGCCGGTGTGCTGCCCGCTGATGTGGGGCATACCGTCATGGGACATGTGATTCATACCGAGCCCCGGGATATGTATATCTCCCGTTACGCCTCGGTGACCGGTGGTCTGCCGGTGGATACGCCGGCGTTCACGGTGAACCGGCTCTGCGGCAGCGGCCTGCAGGCGATTGTCTCCGCTACCCAGCAGATCGAGACCGGCCAATGTGATGTTGCGGTGGCCGGTGGCGCGGAGAACATGAGTCGTGCCGGCTATCTGATGCCCAGTCTGCGTTGGGGGGCACGCATGAGTGATGCCCAGATGGTGGATATGATGGTGGGGGCCCTGAACGATCCGTTCGAGGGGATCCACATGGGGGTGACGGCGGAGAATATCGCCGAGAAGTGGGGTATCAGCCGGGAAGAGCAGGATGCGTTGGCGGTGGAGTCTCACCGGCGGGCGGCCCAGGCCTGGGAGAAGGGCTATTTCAACGATCAGATTGTCCCCGTTGAGCTGAAGAGCCGGAAAGGCACCACGCTGTTTGAACGGGACGAACATTTCCGCGCCGATGCCACCATCGAGGGTATGGGAAAGCTGCGCCCGGTATTCAAGAAGGATGGCACGGTGACGGCAGGTAACGCATCCGGTCTGAATGATGCCGCCTCTGCCGTGGTGGTGGCCAGCGCCGAGTATGCGCAGGCGAAAGGTCTCAAGCCGCTGGCCCGGTTGGTCGGGTATGCCCACGCCGGTTGTGAACCGGCCTATATGGGTATCGGGCCGGTGCCTGCGGTGAAACGGCTGCTGGCCCAGACCGGCCTCAGTGTGGCGGATTTTGATGTGCTGGAGGTTAACGAGGCGTTCGCCGCCCAGGCGATTGCGGTGTGCCGTGATCTGGGTCTGTCGGCGGATCGCACCAATCCCAATGGCAGCGGTATCTCCCTGGGCCATCCGATCGGCGCCACCGGCAGTATTGTGACCACCAAGGCGCTGCATGAACTGCACCGTATTGGCGGCCGCTATGCCCTGGTGACCATGTGTATCGGTGGCGGCCAGGGGATCGCGGCCGCTTTTGAACGGATCTGA
- a CDS encoding ATPase, translating to MDQTLQRLLAAEQKAEAIVQEAEKEREQVIRSALQDARAEEERFEARIPELHRSFIEKAEQRAQQTNNELKKRYDEHHVQLRNMAEERENEALDAAFQLLTDPDTGR from the coding sequence ATGGATCAGACACTACAACGCCTGCTGGCCGCCGAACAGAAAGCCGAGGCGATCGTGCAGGAGGCGGAGAAAGAGCGCGAGCAGGTTATCCGCAGCGCCCTTCAGGATGCCCGTGCCGAGGAGGAGCGCTTTGAGGCGCGAATCCCGGAACTGCACAGGTCATTCATCGAGAAAGCCGAACAGCGGGCTCAACAGACCAACAACGAACTGAAGAAACGCTATGACGAGCACCATGTGCAGCTGCGCAACATGGCGGAAGAGCGTGAAAACGAAGCGTTGGATGCGGCCTTTCAACTGCTCACCGACCCCGACACGGGTCGCTAA
- a CDS encoding V-type ATPase subunit, with protein sequence MTSTSGQTYLKTRAAVMSGQLMDEQDFTAILATPLQQLEKQFGLSGISDRGLSPANLNRSIERGLINQLMNELTILLRPLNGPARETLIHWSRKFELYNLKALIRGKLNNLPYDLIRESLHILPSLISLPHEELLRTENVPELLRRLENTPYEAIARQARQVYEEKNESFSLDATIDLRYYTGLLKHAQGCDPADRSPLLKLIGSLIDRQNLPWLLRYRLNYQLSPTETYYLMIPSGRHIHTDLLKQLVNMQQLTGILEALPAPLDSQLSGAASIMEVELAMTEALNEQTRHCLHFCPSAVARTLAYMMLREMDLQRVFAILQGQVLALDETVIRQAADLDREDANV encoded by the coding sequence ATGACCAGCACCTCCGGCCAAACCTATCTGAAAACCCGCGCTGCCGTGATGTCCGGGCAGTTGATGGATGAGCAGGATTTTACGGCGATTCTGGCCACGCCCCTGCAGCAGTTGGAGAAGCAGTTCGGGCTGAGCGGAATCAGCGACCGGGGCCTGAGTCCGGCCAATTTGAACCGGAGTATCGAGCGGGGTCTGATCAACCAGTTAATGAACGAACTGACCATTCTGCTGAGGCCCCTGAATGGTCCGGCACGGGAGACCCTGATCCACTGGTCGCGCAAATTTGAACTTTACAACCTGAAGGCGCTGATCCGCGGCAAACTGAACAACCTGCCCTATGACCTGATCCGGGAGAGCCTGCATATTCTGCCGTCCCTGATCAGCCTGCCCCACGAAGAGCTGCTGCGCACGGAGAACGTTCCCGAACTGCTGCGGCGACTTGAAAACACCCCCTACGAGGCCATAGCCCGGCAGGCACGTCAGGTTTATGAAGAGAAGAATGAATCCTTCTCCCTCGACGCCACCATCGATCTCCGCTACTACACTGGTCTGCTCAAACATGCCCAGGGCTGCGACCCGGCGGATCGATCACCGCTGCTGAAACTGATCGGCTCACTGATCGATCGACAGAACCTGCCCTGGCTGCTGCGTTACCGTCTCAACTACCAGCTCTCACCCACTGAAACCTATTACCTGATGATCCCCTCGGGACGCCACATCCATACCGATCTGCTCAAACAGCTGGTCAACATGCAGCAGTTGACGGGGATCCTGGAGGCACTGCCGGCGCCGCTGGACAGTCAACTGTCAGGGGCAGCTTCAATCATGGAGGTGGAGCTGGCCATGACCGAGGCACTCAATGAGCAGACCCGACACTGTCTGCACTTCTGTCCGTCGGCCGTGGCCCGTACCCTCGCCTACATGATGCTGAGGGAGATGGATCTGCAACGGGTGTTCGCCATACTCCAGGGACAGGTACTGGCGCTGGATGAGACGGTGATCCGCCAGGCCGCAGACCTTGACCGGGAGGATGCCAATGTTTAA
- a CDS encoding V-type ATP synthase subunit I: MFKPLAMKQVVIQLLADDLPRASLTLAELGVFSPSNREEFNEYFPDIPGEHYREIYHQACSRLQKIESHIPLGPVTTISPTRVISEQELSSTNQWLGEIWERCSSYEEHFRRLTDEEHMLNQLEQALDNFASLNIDLSLLQGERLFLDLHVGMLPSANVPKLREAIALADYLLFSYLENSNNTHVIIIGIKGARVKELRSVMDTAGFHALEIPPELHDKPERIRSDLQRRRETVARERTEHQQSMQACADEVRAQLEQARNQLILAEPYVAMGDAARNLGQLSIISGWIPERELQRVESALYKALSGPFQITADTPPRSRHREVPTCLPVNWLTSAFSSLVKQYGVPRYGEINPTLIFALSFIAMFGMMFGDVGHGAVIILAAWLGRKKLKSFTPFAICAGLSASLFGLLYGSLFGYEHLFHAVWIPPLSDPLYMLSMALFWGIGFMVIISLLYIHNRLVSGEISHALFDTNGVVSITLYLSVLAGTYQLYQSGSFGWLPAALSILTLLTLLAFKLIETQAPPGERMLVATIETFETLTGYISNTLSFLRVAAFSLNHVALAIAVFTLADMMDGTGHWLMVVGGNLFILILEGAIVTIQALRLEYYEGFSRFFSGDGTEFKPLKLSLQGVK, translated from the coding sequence ATGTTTAAACCCCTGGCCATGAAACAGGTTGTGATCCAGCTGCTGGCTGACGACCTGCCCCGGGCTTCACTCACCCTGGCCGAACTGGGTGTTTTCAGTCCCAGCAACCGGGAGGAGTTCAACGAATATTTCCCCGATATTCCCGGCGAACATTACCGGGAGATCTATCACCAGGCCTGTTCCAGACTGCAGAAAATCGAGTCCCACATCCCACTCGGACCGGTTACCACCATATCGCCTACCCGGGTGATAAGTGAGCAGGAGCTGAGCAGCACCAACCAGTGGCTGGGAGAGATCTGGGAACGCTGCTCATCCTACGAGGAACATTTCCGGCGCCTCACCGACGAGGAGCACATGCTCAATCAGCTGGAGCAGGCGCTGGACAACTTCGCCTCGTTGAATATCGATCTCTCCCTGCTGCAGGGAGAGCGGCTGTTTCTCGATCTGCACGTGGGCATGCTGCCCAGCGCCAATGTACCAAAACTGCGTGAAGCCATCGCCCTGGCCGATTACCTGCTGTTCAGCTATCTGGAGAACAGTAACAACACCCATGTCATCATCATCGGCATCAAGGGGGCGCGGGTAAAGGAGCTTCGATCGGTCATGGATACGGCCGGATTCCATGCCCTGGAGATACCCCCGGAGCTGCATGACAAACCGGAACGGATCCGCTCAGACCTGCAACGGCGCAGGGAAACCGTTGCCCGGGAGCGTACCGAGCACCAGCAATCGATGCAGGCCTGCGCCGACGAGGTACGCGCCCAACTGGAACAGGCACGCAACCAGTTGATCCTGGCGGAACCCTACGTAGCGATGGGGGATGCGGCGCGCAACCTGGGGCAGCTGTCAATCATCTCCGGCTGGATACCGGAACGGGAACTGCAACGGGTCGAGTCTGCCCTGTACAAAGCACTCTCCGGCCCGTTTCAGATAACCGCCGATACACCGCCCCGGTCACGTCACCGGGAAGTACCCACCTGCCTGCCGGTGAACTGGCTGACCAGCGCCTTCTCCTCGCTGGTCAAGCAGTACGGCGTGCCGCGTTACGGGGAGATCAACCCGACCTTGATCTTCGCCCTCTCGTTCATCGCCATGTTCGGCATGATGTTCGGTGACGTGGGTCATGGTGCGGTGATCATCCTGGCCGCCTGGCTGGGCCGGAAAAAGTTGAAGAGTTTTACTCCGTTCGCCATCTGTGCCGGTCTTTCCGCCAGCCTGTTCGGCCTGTTGTACGGCAGTCTGTTCGGCTACGAACATCTGTTTCACGCGGTCTGGATACCACCCCTGTCGGATCCCCTCTACATGCTCAGCATGGCGCTGTTCTGGGGCATCGGCTTCATGGTGATTATCAGCCTGTTGTATATCCATAACCGGTTGGTTTCCGGGGAGATCAGCCACGCCCTGTTTGATACCAACGGCGTGGTCAGTATCACCCTCTATCTCAGCGTGCTGGCGGGCACCTATCAGCTTTACCAGAGCGGCAGTTTTGGCTGGCTGCCTGCCGCGCTCAGTATCCTCACCCTGCTGACCCTGCTGGCGTTCAAACTGATCGAAACCCAGGCACCACCGGGGGAACGTATGCTGGTGGCCACAATAGAGACCTTCGAGACCCTGACCGGCTACATCTCCAACACCCTGTCATTCCTGCGTGTGGCGGCCTTCAGCCTGAACCACGTGGCACTGGCCATTGCGGTGTTCACCCTGGCCGATATGATGGACGGAACCGGTCACTGGCTGATGGTGGTCGGGGGGAATCTGTTTATTCTCATACTGGAGGGTGCCATTGTGACCATCCAGGCACTGCGACTGGAGTATTACGAGGGATTTTCCCGCTTCTTCTCCGGCGATGGTACCGAATTCAAACCATTGAAACTTTCACTGCAGGGAGTCAAGTAA
- a CDS encoding ATP synthase subunit C, which produces MYWLITLMTLGILGLIITGVLIELHPSKGINGRRWFKPAIGSNLLLFVGAQALLVFFGIQEAAAAPAVAEAGEISLGMGLGLIGVGIPTAFSTVAAGIAVGPIGAASLAVLAEKPEIFGRTLIYLGLAEGIAIYGLVMSILLLDKL; this is translated from the coding sequence ATGTATTGGCTGATCACACTGATGACCCTGGGGATTCTGGGACTCATCATCACCGGGGTACTCATAGAGCTGCATCCCAGCAAGGGAATCAACGGACGCCGCTGGTTCAAACCGGCCATCGGCAGCAACCTGCTGCTGTTTGTGGGCGCCCAGGCGCTGCTGGTCTTTTTCGGCATCCAGGAAGCCGCCGCCGCACCGGCGGTAGCCGAGGCTGGCGAGATCTCCCTCGGTATGGGGCTCGGCCTGATCGGCGTGGGCATCCCCACCGCATTCAGTACCGTGGCGGCCGGCATCGCCGTCGGCCCGATTGGTGCCGCCTCTCTGGCCGTGCTGGCGGAGAAACCGGAGATCTTCGGGCGTACCCTGATCTACCTGGGCCTGGCCGAAGGTATCGCTATCTACGGTCTGGTGATGAGTATTCTGCT